In Fragaria vesca subsp. vesca linkage group LG1, FraVesHawaii_1.0, whole genome shotgun sequence, the sequence GATCTTGACACTGGAGAAGTTCAAGAAGTCCCTTTCATCAAACCCAATGGGTAAGTTTATTGAGCTAAGATCTAAATATATTTATCTGTTCAGCTTTGGATTATAAATTCGATTCACACAATTAATAGTTATATGATTTGAATGTTAAATGCCATGCATCCTTAATCATCATGAACATATATATGCAGTGATGCAGTTGGACCCAGATCAGTACACAGGAAAGCCTTGCTTGAGGCTTTGGCAGATGAATTACCGGTTCATTCAATCCGTTTCTCTTCCAAGATCTCTGCTATCGACACCCAACAACATGAAGGTTCATCCATTGCCATTGTTCACATGGAAAATGGAACTGTCATTAAAGCAAAGGTAAAGTTAGTTGGACTGGCATAGAATCTGACATAGAATTTGTAATGCAGTATTGATTAATATATTCATATAATGGAGTAATGATCTATAACTTGTCTCGTTCATTTTCTTCGATTATAGGTTCTCATTGGGTGTGATGGGGTTCACTCAGTGGTGTCACGCTGGTTAGGTCTCCGTGATCCAGTTCTTTCAGGTCGATCAGCTGTTCGCGGATTGGCTGTGTATCCTCAGGGCCATGGACTCGAGCACAATGTGCGACAGTACGTAGGAACAGGCAAAAGAGCTGGTATTGTTCCCCTCACCGACAAAGAGATCTACTGGTTCATCAGTTACACATCTCCGGCTAAAGGTTTGATACACTATACAGTACTATCTAACATAAGAAATTTTAATATTTTATCAACTGCAGACTGTGTAATGAGTGCATACATACAAGGAAAAAGGGTCTTCCACCCAATTGCCAGATGGTTTTTGGGTCGGAAGTCATGATCAAAAATATATATGAGAGCATGTACATATATGGCAGGTTGCTTCATAAAAGTAGGCTAATCAACTTTGTATTAATTTTAGGGAAAATGCCCAAATGCATAAAAATATGGTTTCCAAAACTCATTCCAATGAAAATCTTTTTCATGAGCCCATTCCAATAATTCTTAAGGAAAAGACTTTTCTATCCTGACCCTCATTCAACTCATCTCTGTCTCCGATCTGAAACTTTCCTCTCTCTCTCTCTCTCTCTCTCTCTCTCTCTCTCTCTCTCTCTCTCTCTCTCTCTCTCTCTCTCTCTCTCTCTCTCTCCTAGACGACGCAACGACGCCGCCGACGCATCCTATGCTTCAACGACACCTGCGCCGATGCTGCGACGACGAGCAAAGAGTATCGAATCTCTAACCCTACCTCTGCTCTCTCCTCTGCAACCTCCTCCACCGCTGCCAGAAATCAACGTCGCTCGTCAATGTCTTCCTTCTCCGAGCCCCCTCATCCGACCCCGACAGCAGATCCAAAACGTTGTGCCGCTCGCCAAACGTCGTCGCCATCTTAACAGTCTCCAAGCAAGCTCTGCCTCATTGGCCTCCGCCTCTAGCTTGTGCTTGCAGGTGCCGCCCGATGTTCATGCCCGTCCGATCAGTTCTCCATCACGATTAGGGTTTGCAGAGCTCCCTGGCTACTGAGGAGGTGCGTCGGGGTCGGTGGAGGAGGCCGATGTGTCGTCGTCGAGGAAGGTGGGGTGCCAAGAGAAGAAATATGGGTGCCCAGAGCATGAACCAAGTCAGTTAGTAGGTTTTTTTTCTTTTTTTTTCTTTTTTAAATATTGAGATCAGTAAGTGATTATTGAGGATTGATAAATGATTATTAGGGTTAGTAAGCTATTATTTGAGGTTTGTAATTTGATTATTAAGGGCCAGTAAGTGATTATTGGGTGTCAGTAAGCAATTATTGGGTGTCAGTACCTGATTATTGGGGTCAGTAACTAAGTTATTAAGGGTCAGTAACTGATTATTAGGGGCAGTAACTGATTATTGGAGGTCAATAACTGATTATTAGGGGCAGTAACTGATTATTTGGGGTCAGTAACCAAGTTATTAAGGGTCAGTAACTGATTATTGAGGGTCAGTAACTGAGTTACCGGTGACCGGAATCTGACGACTGGAGAAAAATTGAGTTACTGGGGGTCAGTAACCAAGTTACCGGTGACCGGAATCCGACGACCGGGAAATCCGGCAACCAAAGTCCGGCGACCGGTGACCGGGGTCCGGTGGCCTGTGACTGGAGTCCGGTGAGGTTCCGGCCAAGTATTCTCTCTCTTCCACTTTCTCTCTCTATGCATATTTAATGGGTCAGGGTAAAATAGTTTTAAAATAATATGGTTTATTTAGACTTTAGTAAAGATTTGTGCATTTGGACATAAAAAATGTTACCTTATATAGGAATGGGTTTATGAAAAAAATTATCATTGGAATGGGAAATGAGAGGTTTAAATTAGTACTAAATTGACATTTTCCCTTAATTTTATGCTACATTTTGGTTGATTACAGAGACCTCCTTGGAAGATTTTCCGGAAGATATTCAAAAAGAAGTACTAGAGAATTATGGCAAGGACATCCCAACTATATTCTCCGATGTTGTGAAGCAGTCAGATCTTTCAACATTAACACGGGCTCCACTGAAGTATAGGTATCCCTTGAACGTAGTATTTGGAACCTTAAGCAAGCAAAACATTACGGTAGCCGGTGATGCCATGCACCCCATGACACCTGATCTAGCTCAGGGTGGTTGCTCGTCATTAGAAGATGCAGTGATCTTAGGCAGGCATATTGGGAGATACTTTGTGCAGAACGGACAAGTACTTGTGGCGAAAGAGATTAGTGAAGTGCTGGGCAAATATGTGGAAGAAAGAAGGTGGCGCGTCGCTTTGTTGATCACGGGGTCTTATATATCAGGATGGGTGCAGCAGGCGGGCTCTGGATGGGGTGGGAAATTCTTGAGAGATGTCATATTTTACAAGTTCCTTTACCTTAAGATGGTTAGATACGTAAATTATGACTGTGGAAAACTGGAGTTCTAGTACCATTTCCATTCATATTTCCCTTCATTTTTACTTGAAGGAGGAATGGAATTGTTTGTAAACCATGCAGCACTGTAGCATTCATTCTAATCCGTAAAATAGAC encodes:
- the LOC101309193 gene encoding FAD-dependent urate hydroxylase-like, which codes for MGTTVEDVVIVGGGIAGLATAVALKRAGIEALVLERSEGLRATGAALTLFPNAWFALDALGVSQKLASYAHSRKLYITDLDTGEVQEVPFIKPNGDAVGPRSVHRKALLEALADELPVHSIRFSSKISAIDTQQHEGSSIAIVHMENGTVIKAKVLIGCDGVHSVVSRWLGLRDPVLSGRSAVRGLAVYPQGHGLEHNVRQYVGTGKRAGIVPLTDKEIYWFISYTSPAKETSLEDFPEDIQKEVLENYGKDIPTIFSDVVKQSDLSTLTRAPLKYRYPLNVVFGTLSKQNITVAGDAMHPMTPDLAQGGCSSLEDAVILGRHIGRYFVQNGQVLVAKEISEVLGKYVEERRWRVALLITGSYISGWVQQAGSGWGGKFLRDVIFYKFLYLKMVRYVNYDCGKLEF